From a single Hydrogenispora ethanolica genomic region:
- a CDS encoding response regulator transcription factor — translation MAKRILIIDDEPLIVESVSYSLKQEGYEVIAAADGASGLQLAETEELDLILLDLMLPEMNGLEVCRTIRRSSDIPIIMLTAKEGEIDRVLGLELGADDYVTKPFSMRELIARIKSVLKRTAPAGAAAEGPKVLLSNDLQIDLLGHEVTVKGAVVNLSSKEYELLRILASHPGQVLTREQLLNLVWGNDFYGDDRTVDVHIRWLREKIEEDPGNPQYILTVRGVGYKFRK, via the coding sequence ATGGCGAAACGGATCTTGATCATTGACGACGAACCTTTGATTGTGGAATCCGTCAGTTACAGCCTGAAGCAAGAGGGTTACGAGGTAATCGCCGCGGCCGACGGCGCCAGCGGCTTGCAACTGGCGGAGACCGAGGAGCTGGATCTGATCCTGCTCGACCTGATGTTGCCGGAGATGAACGGGTTGGAGGTCTGCCGGACCATCCGGCGCTCCTCCGACATTCCCATCATCATGCTGACCGCCAAGGAAGGCGAGATCGACCGGGTGCTCGGCCTGGAGCTCGGGGCCGACGATTATGTGACCAAGCCTTTCAGCATGCGCGAGCTGATCGCCCGGATCAAGTCGGTCCTCAAACGGACGGCCCCCGCCGGGGCGGCGGCCGAAGGCCCCAAGGTCCTGCTCAGCAACGACTTGCAGATCGACCTGTTGGGCCACGAGGTGACCGTCAAGGGCGCGGTGGTCAATCTCTCCAGTAAGGAATATGAGCTGTTGCGGATCCTGGCCAGCCACCCCGGGCAGGTGCTCACCCGCGAGCAACTGCTCAATCTGGTCTGGGGCAATGATTTTTATGGCGACGACCGGACCGTGGACGTGCATATCCGCTGGCTCCGGGAGAAGATCGAGGAGGATCCCGGCAATCCGCAGTATATCCTGACGGTGCGCGGGGTCGGCTATAAATTCAGGAAGTGA
- the phoU gene encoding phosphate signaling complex protein PhoU, producing the protein MTREGFDKALSELQQEMLRMGSMVEEAIHLAVESLAKQDLNLAQTIVDGDDRIDNLSQQVEDDCIRLIALQQPLARDLRVVTTVLKTATDLERIADHATNIAEITPRIAGEPLIKPLIDIPRMASLVEAMVQDSLKAFVDRDVELAKRTCLRDDEVDQLYENLFNELTGYVLAGGENHRVVQALNLLFAARYLERVGDHATNIGERVIYLVTGRNERY; encoded by the coding sequence ATGACTCGGGAAGGTTTTGATAAAGCCCTCAGCGAGCTGCAGCAAGAGATGCTGCGCATGGGCAGCATGGTGGAGGAAGCCATCCATTTGGCCGTGGAATCCCTGGCGAAACAGGATCTGAACTTGGCGCAAACCATCGTCGACGGGGATGACCGGATCGATAATCTGTCGCAACAGGTCGAAGACGACTGCATCCGGCTGATCGCCTTGCAACAACCGTTGGCGCGCGATTTGCGGGTGGTCACCACGGTCCTGAAGACCGCCACCGATCTGGAACGGATTGCCGATCACGCCACCAATATCGCGGAGATCACGCCCCGGATCGCCGGGGAACCGTTGATCAAGCCGCTGATCGACATTCCGCGCATGGCTTCGCTGGTCGAGGCGATGGTGCAGGACAGTCTGAAGGCATTCGTCGACCGCGACGTGGAACTGGCCAAACGCACTTGTCTGCGCGACGATGAAGTGGACCAACTCTATGAGAATCTCTTTAATGAGCTGACCGGGTACGTTTTGGCGGGCGGGGAGAACCACCGGGTGGTTCAGGCGTTGAACCTGCTTTTCGCAGCCCGTTATCTGGAACGGGTGGGCGATCATGCCACCAACATCGGCGAGCGCGTCATCTATCTGGTGACCGGGCGGAACGAACGGTATTAG
- the pstB gene encoding phosphate ABC transporter ATP-binding protein PstB → MDIKIAAENFDLFYGDFQALKSINMKIYPKTVTALIGPSGCGKTTFLRSLNRMNDLLDNVRTAGKITLDNTEIYQPKVDVVALRKRVGMVFQRPNPFPMSIYDNIAYGPRIHGIKDKQQLNEIVERSLSGAALWEEVKDRLHTPALRLSGGQQQRLCIARLLAVEPEVLLMDEPASALDPISTGKIEDLIMELKKDYTIVIVTHNMQQAARISGQLGFFLLGRLVEYGSTEAVMTNPAQQETEDYLTGRFG, encoded by the coding sequence ATGGATATTAAAATCGCCGCTGAAAACTTCGATCTGTTTTATGGAGATTTTCAGGCGCTGAAAAGCATCAATATGAAGATTTACCCCAAAACCGTGACCGCCCTGATCGGGCCCTCGGGTTGCGGCAAAACCACTTTTTTGCGTTCCTTGAACCGGATGAACGATCTGTTGGACAATGTGCGGACCGCCGGGAAGATTACCCTGGACAACACCGAGATTTACCAGCCCAAAGTGGACGTGGTGGCGCTCCGTAAACGGGTGGGGATGGTCTTCCAACGGCCGAACCCCTTCCCAATGTCGATCTACGACAACATCGCCTACGGTCCGCGGATTCACGGCATCAAAGACAAGCAGCAGCTGAACGAGATCGTGGAGCGGAGCCTCAGCGGCGCGGCCCTGTGGGAAGAGGTCAAGGACCGGCTGCACACTCCGGCATTGCGCCTCTCCGGCGGCCAGCAACAGCGGCTCTGCATCGCCCGGCTGCTGGCGGTGGAACCGGAGGTGCTGCTGATGGATGAGCCCGCCTCGGCGCTGGACCCGATTTCCACCGGAAAGATCGAAGATCTGATCATGGAATTGAAAAAAGATTATACAATAGTTATCGTAACCCACAACATGCAACAGGCCGCCCGCATCTCCGGACAGCTCGGATTCTTTCTCCTGGGCCGGCTGGTGGAGTACGGCTCCACCGAAGCGGTGATGACCAATCCGGCGCAACAAGAGACCGAGGATTACCTCACCGGGCGGTTCGGCTGA
- the pstA gene encoding phosphate ABC transporter permease PstA translates to MRLVAKISQIAAFALLWSTAVLVIGCLLLIIGFILREGLPSVNWEFLSGYPEAMGREGGIFPTIVASLYLTLVSLLIAAPVGVGSAIYLVEYTRENWATKVIRFATETLAGVPSIIFGLFGFAFLVIFLHLGFSILSGAITLAIMLLPTIIRTSEEALKTVPNSYREGSLALGATQWVTIIKVVVPAALPGIVTGIVLSIGRAIGETAAVWLTVGGALRLPISVMDSARPMTLHLYTLAAEGLSLPRAYATASVLIIAIWIVNTVASFLMSRFSLRLKA, encoded by the coding sequence ATGCGGTTGGTGGCGAAAATATCGCAGATCGCGGCGTTCGCTCTGTTATGGTCCACCGCGGTGCTGGTCATCGGTTGTCTGTTATTGATTATCGGCTTTATTCTTAGAGAAGGGCTGCCCTCGGTCAATTGGGAATTTTTATCGGGCTATCCCGAAGCCATGGGCCGTGAGGGCGGCATTTTTCCGACCATCGTCGCCTCGCTCTATCTGACGCTGGTCTCCCTGCTGATTGCGGCCCCGGTGGGAGTGGGCTCCGCCATTTATCTGGTGGAGTATACGCGGGAGAATTGGGCCACCAAAGTCATTCGTTTTGCCACCGAGACGCTGGCGGGAGTGCCCTCGATCATCTTTGGCCTGTTCGGTTTCGCCTTCCTGGTGATCTTTCTCCACCTGGGCTTCTCGATCCTCTCGGGAGCGATCACCCTGGCGATCATGCTCCTGCCGACGATCATCCGGACCTCCGAGGAGGCGCTGAAGACCGTCCCCAACTCCTACCGCGAAGGCAGCTTAGCTTTGGGCGCCACCCAATGGGTGACCATCATCAAAGTGGTCGTGCCCGCGGCGTTGCCGGGGATCGTCACCGGAATCGTGCTCAGCATCGGCCGGGCCATCGGCGAGACCGCCGCGGTCTGGCTGACCGTCGGCGGCGCCTTGCGCCTGCCCATCTCGGTGATGGACTCGGCCCGTCCGATGACCTTGCATCTCTACACGCTGGCAGCCGAAGGGCTGTCGTTGCCCCGGGCCTATGCCACCGCCAGCGTTTTGATCATCGCCATCTGGATCGTGAATACGGTCGCCAGTTTTCTGATGAGCCGCTTCTCTTTGCGTTTAAAAGCTTGA
- the pstC gene encoding phosphate ABC transporter permease subunit PstC, whose amino-acid sequence MEASEWIKKKEQIIRGVLFSIACAAVAGVLLIILFVFREGWPVLAKFGPWALAAGRDWQPTGGVYGMLPLLVGSCFVTLAALLLGVPLGVGCAVFMAEIAPERVARIVRPAVNLLAGIPSVVYGFFGLVTLVPAMRAVFGGIGFSLLAGGVILAIMILPTIISVSEDALRAVHRDYKEASLALGATHWQTIYKVLVPAARSGITAAIILGMGRALGETMAVIMVTGNTPLVAKSFLDPGPTLTGTIGQEWSYASGEHAKALFTVGIFLFVLIILINSTALIISRKKVRA is encoded by the coding sequence ATGGAAGCATCGGAATGGATTAAAAAGAAAGAACAGATCATTCGCGGCGTCTTATTCAGCATCGCTTGCGCGGCCGTGGCCGGAGTGCTGCTGATCATCCTGTTCGTCTTCAGGGAAGGCTGGCCGGTGCTGGCCAAATTCGGGCCTTGGGCCTTGGCCGCGGGCCGCGACTGGCAGCCGACCGGCGGGGTCTACGGGATGCTGCCGTTACTAGTGGGTTCCTGTTTTGTGACCCTGGCCGCGCTGCTACTGGGAGTGCCCCTGGGCGTGGGTTGCGCCGTCTTTATGGCGGAGATCGCGCCAGAGCGGGTGGCCCGGATCGTCCGTCCGGCCGTCAACCTCTTGGCCGGCATTCCTTCGGTGGTCTATGGCTTCTTCGGCTTGGTGACCCTGGTCCCGGCGATGCGGGCCGTCTTCGGGGGCATCGGCTTCAGCCTGCTGGCTGGCGGCGTGATTCTGGCGATCATGATTCTGCCGACCATCATCAGCGTATCCGAAGACGCGCTCCGGGCGGTCCACCGCGACTACAAGGAAGCCTCGCTGGCCCTGGGCGCCACCCATTGGCAGACCATTTACAAGGTGCTGGTCCCGGCGGCGCGGTCCGGGATCACCGCCGCAATTATCCTCGGCATGGGCCGGGCGCTCGGCGAAACCATGGCCGTGATCATGGTGACCGGCAATACGCCGCTGGTGGCCAAGTCGTTCCTGGATCCCGGGCCCACCCTCACCGGCACCATCGGCCAGGAATGGTCGTATGCCTCGGGCGAGCATGCCAAGGCGCTCTTTACGGTGGGTATCTTTTTATTCGTCCTGATTATCCTGATTAATTCGACGGCCCTGATCATCTCCAGAAAGAAGGTGCGAGCCTGA
- a CDS encoding phosphate ABC transporter substrate-binding protein — protein MKKMAPLAILILILGAALVAGCGGSDARLNIVGSTSVQPIAESLAEAFMKEHPGASINVQGGGSSAGIKAIADGTAGIGTSSRPLHPGEAKPGVAVTEIALDGIAVVVHPQNPVNGLTMEQLRAIFAGAITDWSALGGPKRPIVLVNREEGSGTRGAFAELVMGETKLAPKTLVQGSTGAVRQTVAGSPDAIGYISLAAADASVKILPMNGVICSVATVRAKQYPIVRPFLFIHQKEAGETVAEFLQYVLGEGQSLVVKEGLVAVK, from the coding sequence ATGAAAAAGATGGCACCACTGGCAATTTTGATACTGATACTCGGCGCGGCGCTGGTCGCCGGCTGTGGCGGCTCCGACGCGCGCCTGAATATCGTCGGCTCCACCTCGGTCCAGCCCATCGCCGAATCGCTGGCTGAAGCCTTTATGAAAGAACATCCGGGCGCGTCCATCAATGTGCAGGGCGGCGGCTCCAGCGCCGGCATCAAGGCCATCGCCGACGGAACGGCCGGGATCGGCACCAGCTCGCGGCCGTTGCATCCGGGCGAGGCCAAACCGGGCGTCGCGGTCACCGAGATCGCCCTGGACGGCATCGCGGTGGTCGTTCATCCCCAAAATCCGGTGAATGGCTTGACCATGGAGCAATTGCGGGCCATCTTCGCCGGCGCGATCACCGATTGGTCGGCTTTGGGCGGTCCCAAGCGCCCCATCGTCCTGGTCAACCGGGAGGAAGGCTCGGGCACGCGCGGCGCTTTTGCCGAACTGGTGATGGGCGAGACCAAGCTGGCCCCCAAGACGCTGGTGCAAGGTTCCACCGGCGCCGTTCGCCAGACCGTGGCCGGCAGCCCCGACGCCATCGGTTACATCTCCCTGGCCGCGGCCGACGCCTCCGTGAAAATACTGCCGATGAACGGCGTGATCTGCAGCGTCGCCACGGTCCGGGCCAAACAGTACCCCATCGTCCGGCCGTTCCTCTTCATCCATCAAAAGGAGGCCGGTGAGACGGTGGCGGAATTCTTACAATATGTGCTGGGTGAAGGCCAGTCTCTCGTCGTCAAGGAAGGATTGGTCGCAGTGAAATAG
- a CDS encoding methyl-accepting chemotaxis protein — protein MRAVQGVQKIFAPIVRFYLDLKIIWKMVIGFGLVLAAVFVIATVSQLNIDKMQRMVDQVIDGELEPMAYIHDIRSYIAELEVSTRDALLKEDAVALRYVHNQFLPHTVLQTVNYSFERLIGQATSDPQREQLKQLQASWQQYYELYLKLTADLPARQNAELNDTITKVRFFLVGGIDRMVETDYRQRAVLAKAAAKETFEKQQFATLAIVLSTVLLAIAISLLTTLCTVAPLNRLAAGARKIAEGDLTVTVQDRRGDELGELAGCFNLMTAELRELIEAIKRAADKVNENSKQLIDGTYGASEVTQQLVEALTQVAEGADQQQQRVASIHGIVQVVSDFSDRMNRIVHNVAELSENTVARALHGEEVADAVVDRMRRIEQFMAVSDEMMQQLQVLSQEIAKMAASVRDIAEQTNLLSLNAAIEAARAGEHGRGFGVVAEAIGQLAMQTKTASTEVGKLVHRIQAAFTELSGMIETENRVIQEGEQDVASLGEVFDAISDAARQVNQELGQVTQHTAKLAVEHGEVLKAVEQITTIATEHKAGTESASTAAFEHYSYTQAMISAGEVLGHWGDNLRQAVSKFKYS, from the coding sequence ATGCGAGCAGTCCAGGGAGTTCAAAAAATTTTCGCACCGATCGTCCGTTTTTATCTGGACCTGAAGATCATCTGGAAGATGGTGATCGGCTTTGGCCTGGTGCTGGCGGCGGTATTCGTCATCGCCACGGTCAGCCAGCTGAATATCGATAAGATGCAGCGGATGGTGGACCAGGTGATCGACGGCGAATTGGAGCCGATGGCCTACATCCACGACATCCGGTCCTACATCGCCGAGCTGGAGGTCTCCACCCGCGACGCCCTGCTCAAAGAGGACGCGGTCGCTTTGCGCTATGTCCACAACCAGTTCCTGCCCCATACGGTGCTGCAGACAGTCAATTATTCGTTTGAACGGCTGATCGGACAGGCCACCAGCGATCCTCAGCGGGAGCAACTTAAACAACTGCAGGCCTCCTGGCAGCAATATTACGAGCTATACCTCAAGCTGACCGCCGATCTGCCAGCCCGTCAAAATGCGGAGTTGAACGACACCATCACCAAAGTCCGCTTCTTTCTGGTCGGAGGGATCGACCGGATGGTGGAGACCGACTACCGGCAACGGGCGGTGCTGGCCAAGGCGGCGGCCAAGGAGACTTTTGAGAAGCAACAATTTGCCACGCTGGCGATCGTGCTCTCCACCGTGCTGCTGGCCATCGCCATCAGCCTGCTGACCACCTTGTGCACGGTGGCTCCGCTGAACCGGCTGGCGGCCGGGGCCCGCAAGATCGCCGAAGGCGATCTGACCGTGACGGTTCAGGACCGGCGCGGTGACGAGCTGGGCGAGCTGGCCGGCTGTTTCAACCTGATGACCGCCGAGCTGCGGGAGCTGATCGAAGCGATCAAACGGGCCGCCGACAAGGTGAACGAAAACAGCAAGCAATTGATTGACGGAACCTATGGCGCTTCCGAGGTCACCCAGCAGCTGGTGGAAGCCCTGACCCAGGTGGCCGAGGGCGCCGACCAGCAGCAGCAGCGGGTGGCGTCCATTCATGGAATCGTGCAGGTGGTCAGCGATTTTTCGGACCGCATGAACCGGATCGTCCATAATGTGGCGGAACTGTCCGAGAATACCGTGGCCAGGGCGCTGCACGGCGAGGAGGTGGCCGACGCGGTGGTCGACCGGATGCGCCGGATCGAGCAGTTCATGGCGGTCTCCGACGAGATGATGCAGCAGCTGCAGGTGCTTTCCCAGGAGATCGCCAAGATGGCGGCCTCGGTCCGGGATATCGCCGAGCAGACCAACCTCTTGTCGCTGAACGCCGCTATCGAGGCGGCCCGGGCCGGAGAGCACGGCCGGGGCTTCGGGGTGGTGGCCGAGGCCATCGGCCAGCTGGCGATGCAGACCAAGACCGCCTCCACCGAAGTCGGCAAGCTGGTCCACAGGATTCAAGCCGCCTTCACCGAACTGTCGGGGATGATCGAAACCGAGAACCGGGTGATTCAAGAAGGCGAGCAGGATGTCGCCAGCCTGGGCGAGGTCTTCGACGCCATCAGCGACGCCGCCCGCCAGGTCAATCAGGAGCTGGGCCAGGTCACCCAACACACCGCCAAACTCGCCGTGGAGCATGGCGAGGTCTTAAAAGCGGTGGAGCAGATCACGACCATCGCCACCGAGCACAAGGCGGGCACCGAAAGCGCGTCGACCGCCGCCTTCGAACATTACAGCTACACCCAGGCGATGATCAGCGCCGGCGAAGTGCTCGGCCACTGGGGCGACAACCTGCGGCAGGCCGTCAGCAAATTTAAATATTCGTAA